ATTTCGGGAATCGTGTGGAAGTCTATGACAAGACCGCTCTTTTACAGGGTGCGGGATTCAACGCTTCGTCCGTAAAGGAAAACTTGTCCCTTTGCATTCTCAGTTTCGATAGCCTGCGGAGTCGCAACAAAGACAATCGCAATGCCTACAAGGAAAACGGCAACTTGTTGTCTTTTGCGGAATCTGCTGATGAAGAAGTATCCTTGATGTCGGTTTTCAAGCAACTTAATCCCGTAATCGTTGTAGATGAAAGCCATAACGCGGAAAGTGAGTTGAGCGTTGATATGCTTAAACAGCTAAATCCAAGCTTTATTCTGGACTTGACGGCGACTCCACGAAAGAACAGCAATATAGTGAGTTTCACCAGTGCTTTTGAACTCAAAAAAGAAAGCATGGTCAAGTTGCCCGTGATTGTCTATAACCACCAGAGCAAGGATGAAGTCGTAAATTCGGCTCTGGAACTTCGCGCCCGCTTGGAACGAGCCGCTTTTGACGCTCAAAATCAGGGAGGGGCGCCCATTCGCCCCATCATCCTATTCCAGGCGGAGCCCAAGACAAAAGAAGACAACGCCACCTTCGATAAAATCAAGGCGATGCTAATCGAAAAGGGAATCAAGGAAAGCGAAATCAAGATAAAAACCGCCGATAAAAACGAGTTGGCTGGTTTGGATTTGATGTCGCCGGATTGCGAAGTCCGTTACATCATTACGGTGAACGCTCTGAAAGAAGGCTGGGATTGTCCTTATGCGTACATTCTTGCTTCGCTTGCCGACAAGAACTCCGCTGTGGATGTGGAACAGATTCTCGGAAGGGTGCTGCGCCTACCTTATACCCGCAAAAATCCGAACCCGATGTTGAACATGAGTTATGTGCTTACGGCATCGAACAAGTTCTTGGATACCGTGCAGAATGTGGTGGAAGGTTTGAACCGCGCAGGCTTCAGCGGCAAGGACTACAGAATTGCGGATACGCAGGTGGTCAACGATTTGCCTAGTGAGGTCCCTGTCGCACCGTCGCCAGTCGATTTGTTGTCGTCGATTTCACCGGAAACGCAAGAGCCTTCGGGAAGTAGTTTTGGTGGAATCATGCCGACAGCAACAAGCTGGAATCCTGGGGCAAGTGTTTGTCCTGCAAGCCCTGCCGTGCAAGACATAGAACGCTTGGCAAGACAAGAAAACGAAACGATGGAAATGCAAATCCGGGAGAGCAAATCTTCTGGAGTTGCCCCTACACCTGCAGATCTGGAGAAGCAAGTGAAAAACGCCCACATCAAGGACAACTTCATCGAAAGCGCAAGCGGAATTTGCCTGCCTAAATTCTTCATGAACATGGATGGCATTGAAAACGACTTGTTCGGTCTCCGCGAAATGGAATTTGAAAAGGACATGCTCCTGAAAAAATTCCCGCTGCGCACCTGCGATACATCCATCAACTTCGACAACGTCGATGCGGAAATATACAAGGTCGATTTGGATGAAAGTTCCAAGGACAATACTCCGACATTCTGCAAAGTAGGGAAGGATGTTCAAACAAGCCTCGCACAATGGATTTTAAGTATCAAGGATGTCGAAAGCAAACGCAAAAAATGCGCCGAATTGTTAGTGGGGCTTGTCGGAAAAATGTACCCCATTCCCGACCAGGAAATCAAGATATACATTGAGCGCGTCTTGGAATCGTTCGATGATGCCGCTTTCAACCACATGCTGAATAACTCCGCCCCATACGCCGCAAAAATCAAGGCAGCCATCCAAAATCACGCCGACACCTATGTGCGTGACGAGTTCCGCCGTGAACTAGATTCGGACAAGATTATCTTGAAGCCCTCCTATATGTTCAAAAAGCAGAAGCCATATTCTGCGAAAGGCAAGAGCATTGCCAAGAGCCTATACGAACCGGAAGAAGGTTTTAATGAATTCGAAGCCGAAGTCGTGAACGATATCGCCAATTTGGAAAATGTGGAATTCTGGACCCGCAACAAGGAACGCTCGGATTTCTGCATCAACGGGTTCATTAACCACTATCCCGATTTCATCATCAAGACGAAAAAAGGTAAAATCGTCCTGCTGGAAACCAAGGGCGACCATTTGGATGCTGCGAGGAAAATTGAACTCGGGAACCTTTGGGCGTCAAAAGCCGGAAACGAATATCGCTATTGCCTAGTGTATAAGGACCGGAGCGAAGAGGGCGCATACACCAAGGAAGAATTCTTGAGCCAGATGAGGAACTGGTAAAAAATTACGTGCGCA
Above is a genomic segment from Fibrobacter sp. UWB5 containing:
- a CDS encoding DEAD/DEAH box helicase; this encodes MILKQYQKDIIEDLTRYLEILQKTKNISESFNEFWRLHPRTPLTPFPGEIVEPYKNNVAGVPHVCLKVPTAGGKTFIAANALRAIFSIFPQDHAKTVVWLVPSNSILEQTIRNFSNPEHPYREQLNADFGNRVEVYDKTALLQGAGFNASSVKENLSLCILSFDSLRSRNKDNRNAYKENGNLLSFAESADEEVSLMSVFKQLNPVIVVDESHNAESELSVDMLKQLNPSFILDLTATPRKNSNIVSFTSAFELKKESMVKLPVIVYNHQSKDEVVNSALELRARLERAAFDAQNQGGAPIRPIILFQAEPKTKEDNATFDKIKAMLIEKGIKESEIKIKTADKNELAGLDLMSPDCEVRYIITVNALKEGWDCPYAYILASLADKNSAVDVEQILGRVLRLPYTRKNPNPMLNMSYVLTASNKFLDTVQNVVEGLNRAGFSGKDYRIADTQVVNDLPSEVPVAPSPVDLLSSISPETQEPSGSSFGGIMPTATSWNPGASVCPASPAVQDIERLARQENETMEMQIRESKSSGVAPTPADLEKQVKNAHIKDNFIESASGICLPKFFMNMDGIENDLFGLREMEFEKDMLLKKFPLRTCDTSINFDNVDAEIYKVDLDESSKDNTPTFCKVGKDVQTSLAQWILSIKDVESKRKKCAELLVGLVGKMYPIPDQEIKIYIERVLESFDDAAFNHMLNNSAPYAAKIKAAIQNHADTYVRDEFRRELDSDKIILKPSYMFKKQKPYSAKGKSIAKSLYEPEEGFNEFEAEVVNDIANLENVEFWTRNKERSDFCINGFINHYPDFIIKTKKGKIVLLETKGDHLDAARKIELGNLWASKAGNEYRYCLVYKDRSEEGAYTKEEFLSQMRNW